From Desulfovibrio sp., a single genomic window includes:
- a CDS encoding ABC transporter ATP-binding protein codes for MTSPLYSLRGLGKDYPGPGEAVRVLSGIDLDIAAGESVAVLGSSGSGKSTLLHILGALDVPSRGTVEFCGRDISALKQSEAAELRNKDIGFVFQFHHLLPEFTTLENAAMPGLIAGMAKEEAFEKARQALGLLGLEQRLHHRVTTLSGGERQRAAIARAVLLGPKALLADEPTGNLDESTGQRVGELLANLNAELGMTLVVVTHNHNLAQLMGRRMELHGGELFARP; via the coding sequence ATGACTAGCCCCCTGTACAGTCTGCGAGGGCTGGGCAAGGATTATCCCGGGCCGGGAGAGGCCGTGCGCGTGCTCAGCGGGATAGATTTGGACATCGCTGCCGGCGAATCAGTGGCTGTTCTCGGCTCGTCGGGGTCCGGCAAGTCCACGCTCCTGCACATCCTTGGGGCGTTGGACGTTCCAAGCCGGGGGACGGTGGAATTTTGCGGACGCGACATTTCCGCCCTCAAACAGTCGGAAGCAGCGGAGCTTCGAAACAAAGATATTGGTTTCGTATTCCAGTTCCACCACCTGCTGCCGGAGTTCACCACGCTTGAGAACGCAGCCATGCCCGGCCTCATAGCCGGAATGGCCAAGGAAGAGGCTTTTGAAAAAGCTCGTCAAGCTTTAGGGCTTTTAGGGCTTGAACAAAGACTGCATCACAGGGTAACTACCCTGTCCGGAGGCGAACGGCAGCGTGCAGCCATTGCTCGGGCCGTACTTCTTGGTCCCAAGGCGCTCCTTGCCGACGAGCCCACCGGCAACCTCGACGAATCCACCGGCCAGCGGGTCGGTGAACTGCTGGCAAATTTGAACGCCGAACTTGGCATGACCCTGGTAGTGGTCACCCATAACCATAACCTGGCCCAACTCATGGGCCGACGGATGGAATTGCATGGCGGAGAACTCTTTGCGCGGCCATAA
- a CDS encoding ABC transporter permease gives MRFELFIALRYLLTKREHSFISVISLMSVLGVGLGVAALIVTMSVMSGFTTEFRDKLLGLSSHVITGVAGAPLRNYPAQMEKVGAVEGVQAVTPIIYSEVMLAKAGAPKGVILRGIDLDSARNVLTIQKDMVDGSAEDLAKPAEVPGILLGSELASRLGLVVGSTVNVLTPSLRGSAVGFSPKVKVFQVVGIFKTHMYEYDSSSAFVSLAAAQEMLGFKADAAMYLDVRLKDPDEAPRIGAEIVKTLGGMPYYARTWIDMNGNIFAALKLEKAGMFVVLLMIVLVGSFSIITSLVLLVMEKTRDIAILMSMGSTADSIRRIFLLQGCIIGAVGTVMGYVLGIGAALLLKEFQFIKLPADVYPMDTIPVRLDWLDLSLIGVTAFVLCFVSTLYPASKAAALKPVEALRHD, from the coding sequence ATGAGATTCGAACTCTTCATCGCCCTCAGGTATCTGCTCACAAAGCGCGAGCACTCGTTCATATCCGTGATCTCGCTCATGTCGGTGCTGGGGGTGGGTCTCGGCGTGGCTGCGCTTATCGTGACCATGTCCGTGATGAGCGGCTTCACCACTGAATTTCGAGACAAGCTTCTGGGCCTTTCCTCTCATGTCATCACAGGGGTGGCTGGCGCGCCTCTGCGCAACTATCCTGCCCAGATGGAAAAGGTGGGCGCGGTCGAGGGCGTCCAGGCGGTCACTCCCATCATCTATTCCGAGGTCATGCTCGCCAAGGCCGGGGCGCCCAAAGGGGTGATCCTTCGGGGCATCGACCTTGATTCGGCGCGGAACGTCCTGACCATTCAGAAGGACATGGTGGACGGCAGCGCGGAGGATCTGGCCAAGCCGGCGGAAGTGCCGGGCATCCTGCTGGGATCGGAGCTGGCCTCGCGTTTGGGCCTGGTGGTCGGGTCCACTGTCAACGTGCTCACCCCCTCGCTTCGTGGCTCGGCCGTGGGGTTTTCCCCCAAGGTCAAGGTCTTCCAGGTCGTGGGCATATTCAAGACCCACATGTACGAGTACGACTCCTCCTCCGCCTTTGTGTCCTTGGCCGCTGCCCAGGAGATGCTCGGGTTCAAGGCCGACGCGGCCATGTACCTGGACGTTCGCCTCAAGGACCCGGACGAGGCTCCGAGGATCGGGGCGGAGATAGTCAAGACGCTTGGGGGGATGCCTTACTACGCGCGGACCTGGATCGACATGAACGGCAACATATTCGCCGCGCTCAAACTGGAAAAGGCGGGCATGTTCGTGGTGCTTCTCATGATCGTGCTGGTGGGGTCCTTTTCCATCATCACTTCGCTTGTGCTTCTGGTCATGGAAAAAACCCGCGATATCGCCATCTTGATGTCCATGGGCTCCACTGCGGACTCCATCAGGCGTATCTTTTTGCTCCAGGGATGCATCATAGGAGCTGTGGGCACAGTAATGGGATACGTTCTCGGAATCGGCGCCGCGCTCCTGCTCAAGGAATTTCAGTTCATCAAGCTTCCGGCGGACGTGTATCCCATGGACACCATCCCGGTGCGCCTGGACTGGCTCGACCTGTCGCTCATCGGGGTCACGGCGTTTGTTCTGTGCTTCGTCTCGACTCTGTATCCGGCCAGCAAGGCGGCCGCATTGAAGCCCGTGGAGGCCTTGCGGCATGACTAG
- the lysS gene encoding lysine--tRNA ligase → MASQDKPRRRDFKLPVKSDKVERFYPLLEALAERDELNEVLKSRVAKACQLLDNDIPLYPNGFVKDADIGRTMAENEAKDEEALLALEREFSVAGRIVALRSFGKVAFFHLQDASGRMQCYASREDMGEGPYALFKKFDIGDIVGVTGKLFRTKTGELTLGCKAVRLLTKSMRPLPEKYHGLKDVEIRYRQRYVDLIVTPRTAEIFKIRTRIVSEMRRFFDERGFVEVETPMMQAIPGGATAKPFLTHHNALDLQLYMRIAPELYLKRLLVGGFEKVYEIGRNFRNEGISTQHNPEFTMCEFYWAYARFDDLMDLTEEMFSRLAQAVCGTTKLTYQGQEIDLTAGTWQRVDFYESIEKIGGVPPEIFRDYEACKAHVLKHGEKVLKGEKLGKLQAKLFDLFVEPKLVQPHFIYGYPTDISPLSRRNEANPEITDRFELFIAGREMANAFSELNDPVDQRLRFEEQVAEKNAGDDEAHYMDEDYVRALEYGMPPAAGQGIGIDRLVMLLTDSASIREVILFPLLKPEAAATE, encoded by the coding sequence TTGGCATCTCAAGATAAACCCCGCCGCCGCGATTTCAAGCTGCCAGTGAAATCAGACAAGGTTGAGCGGTTCTATCCCTTGCTTGAAGCCCTCGCCGAACGCGACGAATTGAATGAAGTGCTCAAAAGCAGGGTGGCCAAAGCCTGCCAGCTTTTGGACAACGATATCCCGCTCTATCCGAACGGCTTCGTCAAGGATGCGGACATCGGCCGCACCATGGCCGAGAACGAGGCCAAGGACGAGGAGGCCCTTCTGGCCCTTGAGAGGGAGTTTTCCGTGGCCGGGCGCATAGTGGCCCTGCGTTCCTTCGGCAAGGTGGCTTTTTTCCACCTGCAGGACGCTTCGGGGCGGATGCAGTGCTATGCCTCTCGCGAGGACATGGGCGAAGGCCCGTACGCCTTGTTCAAGAAATTCGATATCGGCGATATAGTGGGTGTTACAGGAAAGCTTTTCCGCACCAAAACAGGCGAGCTGACCCTGGGATGCAAGGCAGTTCGTCTGCTCACCAAGTCCATGCGCCCCTTGCCCGAGAAATATCACGGGTTAAAAGACGTGGAGATCCGCTATCGCCAGCGCTACGTGGACCTCATCGTCACACCCCGCACGGCAGAGATTTTTAAGATTCGGACCCGGATAGTGTCCGAGATGCGCCGCTTTTTCGACGAGCGCGGATTCGTGGAGGTCGAGACGCCCATGATGCAGGCCATCCCGGGCGGGGCAACGGCCAAACCGTTTCTGACCCACCACAACGCCCTGGACCTGCAGCTCTACATGCGCATCGCTCCCGAGCTCTACTTGAAGCGTCTGCTCGTGGGCGGTTTCGAGAAAGTCTATGAGATCGGGCGCAACTTCCGCAACGAGGGCATCTCCACCCAGCACAACCCCGAGTTCACCATGTGCGAGTTCTACTGGGCCTACGCTCGGTTCGACGACCTCATGGACCTCACCGAGGAGATGTTCTCGCGCTTGGCCCAGGCCGTCTGCGGCACCACCAAGCTGACGTATCAGGGCCAAGAGATCGACCTGACGGCCGGAACCTGGCAGCGGGTCGATTTTTATGAATCCATCGAGAAGATCGGTGGCGTGCCTCCCGAGATTTTCCGTGATTACGAGGCCTGCAAGGCCCATGTGCTCAAACACGGCGAGAAAGTGCTCAAGGGTGAGAAGCTGGGCAAGCTCCAGGCCAAGCTCTTCGACCTGTTCGTGGAGCCCAAACTCGTGCAGCCCCATTTCATCTACGGCTACCCCACGGACATATCCCCCTTGTCCCGGCGCAACGAGGCCAATCCCGAGATCACCGACCGTTTCGAACTGTTTATTGCAGGCCGGGAAATGGCCAACGCGTTTTCCGAACTCAACGACCCGGTGGACCAGCGCCTGCGCTTCGAGGAACAGGTGGCCGAGAAGAACGCCGGGGACGACGAGGCCCACTATATGGATGAGGACTACGTCCGGGCCCTCGAATACGGCATGCCCCCGGCCGCGGGCCAGGGCATCGGCATCGACAGGCTGGTGATGCTCCTGACCGATTCGGCCTCCATCCGCGAAGTGATCCTTTTCCCGCTTCTCAAACCGGAGGCCGCTGCCACCGAATGA